A segment of the Candidatus Aminicenantes bacterium genome:
CCAGTGAAATTCCCGACGTGAAGATCATCGAGCCCCGGGTTTTCGGCGACCGGCGCGGCTATTTTTTCGAATCCTATCGCCATGACGACTTCGCCAGGGCTGTCGGCCCGATGCAATTCGTCCAGGAAAACGAGTCGTTCTCCGTTCACGGGGTCTTACGCGGGCTCCATTTCCAGAAGCCGCCAGTGGCCCAGGGCAAGCTGGTTCGGGTGGTCCGCGGCGAAGTGCTGGATGTCGCCGTCGACATCCGTTGCGGCTCGCCCTGGTTCGGGAAACACGTGGCCAGGAAATTGAACGAGGAGAACAAGTGGCAGATGTGGGTCCCCGCCGGCTTCGCGCACGGGTACGTGGTTTTGAGCGACGAAGCCATCTTCGCCTATATGTGCGACAATTATTATTCGCCGGAGCATGAAGCCGGGATACGCTATGACGACCCGTTCTTGAAAATCGACTGGATACTGGACAAAGCGAAAATACAGGTGTCGGAGAAAGACAGCCAACATCCCTGTTTCGAAGAAATAATTTCTGCAGAATATTTTCAATTTGCATAACCATTGACTCCGTATCTCGTTATTTACTATAAGGG
Coding sequences within it:
- the rfbC gene encoding dTDP-4-dehydrorhamnose 3,5-epimerase, yielding MKITASEIPDVKIIEPRVFGDRRGYFFESYRHDDFARAVGPMQFVQENESFSVHGVLRGLHFQKPPVAQGKLVRVVRGEVLDVAVDIRCGSPWFGKHVARKLNEENKWQMWVPAGFAHGYVVLSDEAIFAYMCDNYYSPEHEAGIRYDDPFLKIDWILDKAKIQVSEKDSQHPCFEEIISAEYFQFA